The Tepidisphaeraceae bacterium sequence GCTGCTGGGCGCGATGAGCAGCCCGCCGGTGATCTTGTCGAGCATGGGGTCGGAGTAGGCGCCGGGCCGCTGGCCCGACTGCGATTCGGGCAGGCGTTCCATGAACAGCGCTAAATCGCGCTTGAAGCCGACGGTCTCACTGTTGGCCAGGTTGTTGGCGATCACGTCCTGCCGGTGCGAATTGGCCATCACGCCCGACGCCGAGAGGTACATTCCGTACAGCATAATTTTCCGTCTGAAATGCAGACCGACCCGCGAGGTGACGATCGGAAGCCCTCATCCCAAGGGCTCGCCACTTCTGTGACCAGTACCTTCAGGAGTTGGAAGCCCGACGCGACGTCGTGAGGTCCCTATTCAACCGGCTTACGTGCGGCACGGGACATGTCCCGTGCCGCACGATCCACCGGTGCGCCCGGCATGCCATCCGTGACAAAGCGTGGACCGGCTCCGCCGATCACCACCTGCCGGTGCGCGTTCTCATTCGGGGTCGATTGGCTCAGGTGCATCGCAACGGCCAAACGTGCAGCGTTCAACACGCGGGCACCCAGATCGTTCATCACCTGTTCCATTCAGTCGCTCCCAGAAAGTCTTCCCAGACCCGGAGTGACTAATACAAGCGGCGTGCCAATGTGGCGCCGGTGGTGTGCCAAAAGAGGAAATACGTGCGAAAAGCCTACGATTTCAGCGGATCTACGCTGATCCGGGAATTCTGCGGGCGATGCGGCTATGAACGAGATGGCGGGTGGAATAGCGCAGGACCTGCTTGAAGAGCGCAGTTCCTGCAGCGGGCAACACTGATCCCCACGAGTGCCATCCGGCCCCTCTCCCTGGTACGCCGGGAGAGGCTAGGTGAGGGTGATCCCGAATTGCAGACTATTCCGGAAACCAGAAATGCCCCTCACTCGAGGGAGTGCCCATGAAACCGAGCGTCCACTCAAATGACTCTGTCATCCCGAAGGGAGCGGTAGCGACTTGAGGGATCTCCCAATGGCGTGAATCGCTCGTCATTCGAGATCCCTCGGGTCGCTACCGCTCCCCTCGGGATGACAAACTTGGCTGGAACTGCCCAGGATGACGCATGGGCCATAAGCCCCTATTCATTCACCGCACTCACCGCGGCGCCGCTGGGCAAGGGTTGCTTGAGCTGCTGCATCATCGCCTGGCGCTCGGCGGTGTTCAGGGGCATGATCGTCAAGGCGGCGTTGTCGTTCAGCACGTCGAACTTCGTCACGCGCATCGGCACAGCGCCGCTGCCCCCGGGCCCGTTGGGCAGGAAGATGTAAGGGTCGGCCGGCTTCTGCGTCAGTCCCGCCAGCAGCATCTTGGCCATGCCGGCGACGACGGCCTTGTCGTTCACGGTACCGTCGGGGTTCAGCGCCGCCTCGCGCTGCCAGTTCACCAGCTTGCCGCGCAGGCCGCCCACCAGCTTCTCGCGGTAGCCGCTGTACATCGACTCGGGCATCGGCAGGTTGCCGCCCAGCACGCGCTCCAGGTCCAGGATGAGCTGCCCCTGTTCGTCGACGTGCGTCGCAAAGTGCAGGCTGACGACTGCGCCGAGGTCCTTGGCCAGCCCCGCGAGGATGATTCGGTCCTTCTGGAAGATGATCACCGGATCGCGCACGTACTTCTCGTAACCGGCCCGCCAGTCGTCCAGTTCGGCCCACTTTTCGATCAGGGAATTGATCTGGTCCTGCGAGAAGTCGACCACCATCGGTCCCGGTCGCGTGGTGGCGGGATTGGTCGCGCTGCGGACCTCGGCGACACGGGCGGACTGGGCGAACTCGCGGGCGCGAATGAGCTGGTTCTGCGCCTCCCGCGCCAGCGTCGCCCGGCGTTCGGGCGACAGGTTGGGCCGGGCGTAGAAATCGGGTGCTCGCCGAACGAGGTACATGCCGACCAACGCGACGGCGATCACGAGGATCGACAGCGTGATCAGAGTTCGCTTCAACCAGGTAATAGAGGTTCGTCGGCTCAAAGAGGTCCAATCGGCGCGGTGTGATCGCGATCCTACTCGAACGCCCGCAGTTCTCGCCACCACTAACGTGCGAACGATCGGCCCATCAACGATCGGCCCATCATTGATCGATTGCCCCGACAAGCGATACGAGACGCCTAGATTGCCGATCTTTGCCCGCGGCGCAGCCGTTTCCTGGCGCGTCAGGAGATTTCCCGTCCCGGTGGTGCGCGGGGTCGTTAAACTTGGGCTGTGCGTTCGGACGTTGCTCCCAACCTCGCCGCCGTCGAATACTGCCGTCAGGCCAGGCGGTTGCGGCACGCGTACGCCGGGCAACCCACGCGCATGCACCGCGCGCTACAGGCGTTGTCGCAACCCGCGCCAGCGCAGGTGCCCCCCACCTCCCGCCAGGCTGGCCGCTTTAGCGACCAGTTTCCCTCGTCGCGCCAGTACGCATCGCGCAACGAAACCTCAGACAGCGCCTCAACGCTTCCCACGCCCGTAACGGTCTGCCCAGCCGCGCTGCTCGGTGTTCCACCCGATCAGGAAGCCGCCGTCCGGCGATTCGTCGATCACGTGCGCGATTGCGTCGCGCGCGAGCCGCTCGTCAATCGGCACAGCCTGCTGCGGGTCGCGCAGCGGCTGCAGATCGGGCGATTCCACGCGAACCTCGTCATCGCGGCGGTCCTTCACGAACGGCCCGATCGCGTCACTGCGACACGGGTCAGCACCCCACCTTCCCACTGGTCGCTGCTTGCTGCAATCGCGGTCACGCAGGGCGCGCTGCTCAGTGTAATACTGTTTACTTATCGCTGGCTCATGACGCCCTGATCCTCGCTGGGCGCAAGACTTCCGTCGCACCACCCTCCTAAGATTGATCGCCACGACCTTCTACGGTCGCACTACGGCACGCCACGTGCATACGTAAGTGTGATGTACGAGGGAGGAATGGGACGAACCAAGGAGTTGCACCATGAAGCCACACATACCGCTCTGCTGCTCGCCAGTGGCGTTCGACCTGATGAGCCGTCAACTTGAAGATATTGAAGCGCCCGAGGCCCTACTGCAGGGTGCGATCGCGGTTGCGATGCACCAGGTGGATGAGGTCGACGGCGGCAAGATCGAGGAAATCCTGCAGGGCTATGCCGACATGATCCAGTCGCGCGTGCGCGGCCCACAGGAGCAGGCGCTGATCGCGCACATGCACGAGTTCCTCTTCGATGAGCTCGGCTTTACGGGCAATACCGAGGACTATTACAACCCGCTCAACAGCAACATCGCGGCTGTGCTGGAATCGAAGCGCGGGCTGCCGATCACGCTGGCACTGATCTACGTCGACGTCGCCCGTCGGCTTGGCCTGGATGCATGGGGCGTTGCGCTGCCGGGCCACTTCATGGCCGCCATTGCGACCAACGAAACGCTGATGCTGGTCGACCCGTTCGCCGGTGGCAAGCTGGTGACGAAGGAGGAGGCCCATGATCGCGTGAAGCTGCTGCTGGGTGACAGCGAGGAGTGGAGCGACGAGTACGTGCAGCCAGCGAGCAACCGCCACTGGCTGACGCGCATGATCCAGAACCTGCTGAACGTCTTCACGAACACGGGCCATTACGCCGACGTCGCCGCGATGTTGGAACTGGAAATCCTGCTCTGGCCGGAACAGCATCAACTTGAGCGCGATTTGGCGCTGGTGCTGGCCCGCTGCGGCCTGGCCCGGCCAGCGTCGAAGTTGCTCGACCAATACCTGCAGGCGAATCCCGATGACCCGCAGAAGAAGCAGTTGCAGCAGTTGCTGCAGGTGCTGGGGTCGTAGCGAATAGCGAAACTGCCCACGAATGGGCACGAAAGGAAGAGAAGGCCATCTGCCTCTTATCTCATTCGTGTTCCTTCGTGCCCATTCGTGGGCAATGCCTTTCGCCGCGCGTGAGGCAGATCGAAATCACCCTCACCTGGCCTCTCCCGGCGCTTGCGGGAGATGGACCGGAAGCAACTCGTACTTCCATCGTTTACACTCCTGGCGTTCTTGGTGGTTGAACGCACTTCCGTCTAGACTTGCGCCATGGAACGCCGCCCGCTGCAATTCACCACGTTGGACGATGCCGTGACCGATGCCCGCCACTTGTTCGAACGCGGCTATGACCGCGCCGGCAAGTGGAACCTGGCCCAGGTCTGCGACCACCTGACCAAGCTCATGACGATGAGCCGTGACGGGTTTGGCGAGACCGGATTTGGCTGGCCGCTGCGCCTTTTTGGCCGATTGGCGAAACCCCTGATCCTGCGGATGAAAACGATGCCAAAAGGCCTCGACGGCCCGGCGGCGTTCATGCCCGCTGCCAACCTCGCCGACGACGCCGCCGCGGCCGAAGCATTGGCCGATGCGGTGCGGCGCATCCTCGAACCGGGAGCGACGTTTCACCCGAGCCCGCTGCTTGGCAGGTTGACGCGGGACCAGTGGATCAGCATCCACAGGGTCCACGCGGCCCATCATCTGGGGTTCCTGGTCCCGCGATAATCGTTCTCGTAAGAGTGGATCGCGCGCGGACGATGGACCGTTAGCGCACAACCGTTCTAACCGCAGCAACGTTTAGCTGCGGGCTTGCCGGCGATTGACGGGGCTACATCGCGGGCAAGCCCGCGGCTAAACAGAGGAGGGTTGAGGGACGGCGCGGCCCGCGGTTACTTCGGCAGTTCGTTGGGGTCGCCGATCTTGTACTGGCCGTCGAGGATCGCGCCGGCGCCGACGGCCAGCGAGGGGGCGGTGACGTTGCCCTTCAGTTCCGAATCGGGACCGATCAACACCGGTCCAGTGCTGGTGACGTCGCCCTTCAGCTTCCCGCGGACGATCAACCCGCCGGCCAGCACGCGGTCGGTGATGACGTTGCCCTTCTTCTCGACCGTGACGATCCCCACCGTCTCCACGGCCCGGCGGGCCTCGTAGCCCTTGAACTGAAGGTCCTGCAGGTTCAGCGACTTGTAGCAGAACTTGCAGGTGACGGTCATCGCTTTGCGGCCGACCTCGTTGGTCTTGCCGCAGTGAAGGCAGACGATCGGGACGCGGTCGTCTGGCGTCGATGAGCCGTAGGAGGGAATGCGAGACATTGCGATTGCGGATTGTAGAGTGCAGAGTGCGGATTGAGAAAGCAGATTGTTGCATTCACAATCCGCACCCCG is a genomic window containing:
- a CDS encoding DUF1569 domain-containing protein, coding for MERRPLQFTTLDDAVTDARHLFERGYDRAGKWNLAQVCDHLTKLMTMSRDGFGETGFGWPLRLFGRLAKPLILRMKTMPKGLDGPAAFMPAANLADDAAAAEALADAVRRILEPGATFHPSPLLGRLTRDQWISIHRVHAAHHLGFLVPR
- a CDS encoding polymer-forming cytoskeletal protein, with the translated sequence MSRIPSYGSSTPDDRVPIVCLHCGKTNEVGRKAMTVTCKFCYKSLNLQDLQFKGYEARRAVETVGIVTVEKKGNVITDRVLAGGLIVRGKLKGDVTSTGPVLIGPDSELKGNVTAPSLAVGAGAILDGQYKIGDPNELPK
- a CDS encoding transglutaminase-like domain-containing protein — encoded protein: MKPHIPLCCSPVAFDLMSRQLEDIEAPEALLQGAIAVAMHQVDEVDGGKIEEILQGYADMIQSRVRGPQEQALIAHMHEFLFDELGFTGNTEDYYNPLNSNIAAVLESKRGLPITLALIYVDVARRLGLDAWGVALPGHFMAAIATNETLMLVDPFAGGKLVTKEEAHDRVKLLLGDSEEWSDEYVQPASNRHWLTRMIQNLLNVFTNTGHYADVAAMLELEILLWPEQHQLERDLALVLARCGLARPASKLLDQYLQANPDDPQKKQLQQLLQVLGS